A single window of Nicotiana sylvestris chromosome 5, ASM39365v2, whole genome shotgun sequence DNA harbors:
- the LOC104245942 gene encoding cationic amino acid transporter 7, chloroplastic-like produces the protein MENHNSSFSNLKSYLRALSDTPNRLARRAGSVSTSFEQTSRVRARSGGDMKRSLRWYDLVGFGVGGMVGAGVFVTSGRASRLCAGPAVVLSYAIAGFCALLSAFCYTEFAVDMPVAGGAFSYIRITFGEFLAFLTGANLIIDYVLSNAAVARSFTGYLCTALGIESKLKITVSGLPKGFNEIDVVAVLVVLALTVIICYSTRESSMLNMVLTALHLVFIVFVIVIGFTRGETKNFTKAGDQNHASGFFPFGASGVFNGAAMVYLSYIGYDAVSTMAEEVKNPVKDIPAGVSGSVILVTVLYCLMAASMSMLLPYDMIDPDAPFSGAFMESDGWRWVSNVIGVGAAFGILTSLLVAMLGQARYMCVIGRSSVVPAWFAKVHPKTSTPVNASVFLGICTAAIALFTDLQILLNLVSIGTLFVFYMVANAVIYKRYVSVGVTNPWPTLSFLFCFSLTSILFTLLWQFAPPGKPKAFMLGACTAITIAVVQIYHYMVPQARKPEFWGVPLMPWIPSISIFLNIFLLGSLDRPSYVRFGFFSGLAVLVYVFYSVHASFDAEEDGSLSQKSVELVKESIESQDHTLKV, from the exons ATGGAGAACCATAACTCCTCTTTCTCTAACTTAAAATCTTACCTCCGAGCACTTTCCGATACCCCAAACCGGTTAGCTCGCCGTGCCGGTTCAGTCTCGACTTCTTTCGAACAAACAAGCCGAGTCAGAGCCCGGTCTGGTGGAGATATGAAACGGAGTCTCCGGTGGTACGACCTCGTCGGATTTGGCGTCGGCGGTATGGTTGGCGCCGGCGTCTTCGTTACTTCCGGTCGTGCTAGCCGTCTCTGTGCTGGTCCCGCTGTTGTCCTCTCTTACGCCATTGCTGGCTTTTGCGCTCTTCTCTCTGCTTTCTGTTACACTGAGTTCGCCGTTGATATGCCTGTTGCTGGCGGTGCCTTCAGCTATATCCGCATCACTTTTG GTGAATTTCTAGCGTTTTTGACTGGTGCGAATCTAATAATTGACTACGTATTATCAAATGCTGCGGTGGCAAGGAGTTTCACTGGATATTTATGTACAGCTTTGGGCATAgaaagcaaattgaaaatcaccGTTAGTGGATTACCCAAAGGATTCAATGAGATTGATGTTGTTGCTGTCTTAGTTGTTTTAGCCCTCACCGTAATCATCTGCTACAG TACAAGGGAGAGTTCGATGTTGAATATGGTGTTAACGGCGTTACATTTAGTGTTCATAGTATTTGTTATTGTAATTGGATTTACGAGAGGTGAAACGAAGAATTTTACAAAAGCAGGGGATCAAAATCATGCGAGTGGATTTTTTCCATTTGGAGCTTCAGGGGTGTTCAATGGGGCAGCAATGGTGTACTTGAGCTACATAGGTTACGACGCCGTTTCAACAATGGCTGAAGAGGTCAAAAATCCAGTTAAGGATATACCTGCTGGCGTCTCGGGTTCCGTTATACTCGTGACAGTTCTTTACTGCCTCATGGCTGCTTCTATGTCCATGCTTCTCCCTTATGATAtg ATTGATCCAGATGCGCCATTTTCGGGGGCATTTATGGAATCAGACGGCTGGAGATGGGTGTCGAATGTGATCGGTGTAGGGGCGGCTTTCGGTATTCTAACATCTTTGTTAGTGGCAATGTTGGGGCAGGCTCGATACATGTGTGTGATCGGACGGTCCAGCGTGGTACCTGCTTGGTTTGCTAAGGTCCATCCTAAGACATCAACGCCTGTTAACGCTTCTGTTTTTCTCG GAATTTGCACAGCAGCAATTGCTCTTTTCACTGATTTACAAATACTCCTGAACCTGGTGTCAATCGGTACACTGTTTGTGTTTTACATGGTAGCAAATGCTGTTATCTACAAGCGTTACGTCTCAGTTGGCGTAACAAACCCATGGCCTACACtgtcttttcttttttgcttctCTTTGACTTCAATCTTATTCACCCTTTTATGGCAATTTGCACCACCAGGCAAGCCAAAAGCCTTCATGCTTGGTGCTTGCACAGCAATCACCATCGCTGTAGTACAAATATACCACTATATGGTACCGCAAGCGCGAAAACCTGAGTTTTGGGGTGTCCCATTAATGCCATGGATTCCTTCCATATCTATCTTCCTCAACATATTTTTGTTGGGTTCACTTGATAGACCATCCTATGTTCGATTCGGATTCTTCTCAGGACTTGCTGTACTAGTGTATGTTTTCTACAGTGTTCATGCTAGTTTTGATGCTGAGGAAGATGGGTCTCTTAGTCAAAAGAGCGTTGAACTTGTGAAGGAATCTATTGAAAGCCAGGACCATACTCTCAAAGTGTAA